One stretch of Anguilla anguilla isolate fAngAng1 chromosome 5, fAngAng1.pri, whole genome shotgun sequence DNA includes these proteins:
- the LOC118228383 gene encoding amyloid-beta A4 precursor protein-binding family A member 2-like isoform X2 gives MACKQPTMAHRKRPGTCGGMAEPRARPGPPPFPVEDRDLEPQGERAYRGPPERDPRGSRPTTPATPERGHADRRAHHDSVDGDSSSDYVNNTSEEEEDYDEGLPEEDEGVTYYIRYCPEDDSYLEGMDYPRPQPPAHTDECQEAVEEWAESEGPCEALEQDADAHGYEGSPEPVPDLHPASPEEPLPRDEEYEEEGEESEEYCPNEEEEEEGDGGDSGDYTGDYYAPEDNGNSVRSSPYRGRKGGEGEGPEDTEEDIDQIVAEIKMSMSMGSLSSGTDHSPEELPPDSAPEDFAPPPAEPEPAPCTPRRHEGRPKSLNLPPARHTNPELQRGLKARARTPEERSKWAQEQVSNHVEAPRRQHRSDLNGPVENNNAPEQTKKTASFPSFVDVPGPCEPEDLIDGIIFAANYLGSTQLLSERNPSKNIRMMQAQEAVSRVKGPEGDAQTLTEVDLFISTQRIKVLNADTQETMMDNALRTISYIADIGNIVVLMARRRMPRTASQDCIETTPGAPEGKKQYKMICHVFESEDAQLIAQSIGQAFSVAYQEFLRANGINPEDLSQKEYSDIINTQEMYNDDLIHFSNSENCKELQLEKQKGEILGVVIVESGWGSILPTVILANMMNGGPAARSSKLSIGDQIMSINNTSLVGLPLATCQGIIKGLKNQVQVKLNIVSCPPVTTVLIKRPDLKYQLGFSVQNGIICSLMRGGIAERGGVRVGHRIIEINGQSVVATAHEKIVQALSNSVGEIHMKTMPAAMFRLLTGQETPLYI, from the exons ATGGCATGTAAGCAGCCCACCATGGCTCACAGGAAGAGGCCCGGGACCTGCGGCGGGATGGCGGAGCCCCGAGCTCGGCCCggcccgccccccttccccgtGGAGGACCGCGACCTGGAGCCCCAGGGCGAGCGCGCCTACCGCGGCCCGCCGGAGCGCGACCCCAGGGGCAGCCGGCCGACCACGCCCGCCACGCCCGAGCGCGGGCACGCCGACCGCCGCGCCCACCACGACAGCGTGGACGGGGACTCCAGCTCCGACTACGTCAACAACAcgtcggaggaggaggaggactacGACGAGGGCCTGCCCGAGGAGGACGAGGGCGTGACCTACTACATCCGCTACTGCCCCGAGGACGACAGCTACCTGGAGGGCATGGACTACCCCCGGCCCCAGCCGCCCGCCCACACCGACGAGTGCCAGGAGGCGGTGGAGGAGTGGGCGGAGTCGGAGGGGCCGTGCGAGGCCCTGGAGCAGGACGCCGACGCGCACGGGTACGAGGGCAGCCCGGAGCCCGTCCCGGACCTGCACCCCGCCTCCCCGGAGGAGCCGCTGCCCCGGGACGAGGAGTacgaggaggaaggggaggagagcgaggagtACTGCCCcaacgaggaggaggaggaggagggcgacgGGGGCGACAGCGGCGACTACACGGGGGACTATTACGCCCCCGAGGACAACGGGAACTCGGTGCGCTCGTCCCCCTACAGGGGCCGCaagggcggggagggggagggcccGGAGGACACCGAGGAGGACATCGACCAGATCGTGGCCGAGATCAAGATGAGCATGAGCATGGGCAGCCTGAGCAGCGGCACCGACCACAGCCCCGAGGAGCTGCCCCCCGACTCCGCCCCCGAGGACttcgccccgccccctgccgaGCCCGAGCCCGCCCCCTGCACCCCGCGCCGGCACGAGGGCCGGCCCAAATCGCTCAacctcccccccgcccgccacACCAACCCCGAACTGCAGAGGGGCCTGAAGGCCCGTGCCCGCACCCCTGAGGAGAGATCCAAGTGGGCCCAGGAACAG GTGTCTAACCATGTGGAGGCGCCACGGCGACAGCACCGCTCCGATCTCAACGGCCCGGTGGAGAACAACAACGCCCCCGAG caaacgAAGAAGACTGCCTCTTTCCCCAGCTTTGTGGATG TTCCTGGGCCCTGCGAGCCGGAGGACCTCATCGATGGCATCATCTTCGCCGCCAATTACCTGGGCTCCACCCAGCTGCTGTCCGAGCGGAACCCGTCCAAGAACATCCGGATGATGCAGGCCCAGGAGGCGGTGAGCCGGGTCAAG GGCCCAGAAGGGGATGCCCAAACACTGACTGAGGTGGACCTGTTCATATCCACACAGAGGATCAAGGTGCTCAATGCTGACACACAG GAGACGATGATGGACAACGCCCTGCGCACCATCTCCTACATCGCGGACATCGGGAACATCGTGGTGCTGATGGCCCGCCGGCGCATGCCCCGCACCGCCTCGCAGGACTGCATCGAGACCACGCCCGGGGCGCCCGAGGGCAAGAAGCAGTACAAGATGATCTGCCATGTCTTCGAGTCCGAGGAC GCACAGCTTATTGCGCAGTCCATCGGACAGGCATTCAGCGTGGCCTACCAAGAGTTCCTGAGAGCCAACGGGATCAACCCTGAGGACCTGAGTCAGAAGGAatacagtgacatcatcaacacGCAGGAGATGTACAATGATGACCTCATCCACTTCTCCAATTCAGAGAACTGCAAAGAG CTGCAACTGGAGAAGCAGAAGGGGGAGATCCTGGGCGTGGTCATCGTGGAGTCCGGCTGGGGCTCCATCCTGCCCACGGTCATCCTGGCCAACATGATGAACGGCGGCCCAGCCGCGCGCTCCAGCAAGCTGAGCATCGGAGACCAGATCATGTCCATCAACAACACCAGCCTGGTGGGGCTGCCCCTCGCCACCTGCCAGGGCATCATCAAG GGCCTGAAGAACCAGGTCCAGGTGAAGCTGAACATCGTGAGCTGCCCTCCAGTCACCACCGTCCTCATCAAGCGTCCAGATTTGAAGTACCAGCTGGGCTTCAGTGTGCAGAATGGCATT atctgcAGTCTAATGCGTGGTGGCATCGCAGAGCGAGGTGGGGTTCGTGTCGGCCACCGGATCATCGAGATCAACGGCCAGAGCGTAGTGGCCACAGCCCATGAGAAGATCGTCCAGGCCCTGTCCAACTCTGTGGGCGAG ATCCACATGAAGACCATGCCAGCAGCCATGTTCAGACTCTTAACTGGCCAGGAGACCCCATTGTACATATAG
- the LOC118228383 gene encoding amyloid-beta A4 precursor protein-binding family A member 2-like isoform X1 produces the protein MACKQPTMAHRKRPGTCGGMAEPRARPGPPPFPVEDRDLEPQGERAYRGPPERDPRGSRPTTPATPERGHADRRAHHDSVDGDSSSDYVNNTSEEEEDYDEGLPEEDEGVTYYIRYCPEDDSYLEGMDYPRPQPPAHTDECQEAVEEWAESEGPCEALEQDADAHGYEGSPEPVPDLHPASPEEPLPRDEEYEEEGEESEEYCPNEEEEEEGDGGDSGDYTGDYYAPEDNGNSVRSSPYRGRKGGEGEGPEDTEEDIDQIVAEIKMSMSMGSLSSGTDHSPEELPPDSAPEDFAPPPAEPEPAPCTPRRHEGRPKSLNLPPARHTNPELQRGLKARARTPEERSKWAQEQVSNHVEAPRRQHRSDLNGPVENNNAPEQTKKTASFPSFVDVPGPCEPEDLIDGIIFAANYLGSTQLLSERNPSKNIRMMQAQEAVSRVKRVQKAAKIKKKAGPEGDAQTLTEVDLFISTQRIKVLNADTQETMMDNALRTISYIADIGNIVVLMARRRMPRTASQDCIETTPGAPEGKKQYKMICHVFESEDAQLIAQSIGQAFSVAYQEFLRANGINPEDLSQKEYSDIINTQEMYNDDLIHFSNSENCKELQLEKQKGEILGVVIVESGWGSILPTVILANMMNGGPAARSSKLSIGDQIMSINNTSLVGLPLATCQGIIKGLKNQVQVKLNIVSCPPVTTVLIKRPDLKYQLGFSVQNGIICSLMRGGIAERGGVRVGHRIIEINGQSVVATAHEKIVQALSNSVGEIHMKTMPAAMFRLLTGQETPLYI, from the exons ATGGCATGTAAGCAGCCCACCATGGCTCACAGGAAGAGGCCCGGGACCTGCGGCGGGATGGCGGAGCCCCGAGCTCGGCCCggcccgccccccttccccgtGGAGGACCGCGACCTGGAGCCCCAGGGCGAGCGCGCCTACCGCGGCCCGCCGGAGCGCGACCCCAGGGGCAGCCGGCCGACCACGCCCGCCACGCCCGAGCGCGGGCACGCCGACCGCCGCGCCCACCACGACAGCGTGGACGGGGACTCCAGCTCCGACTACGTCAACAACAcgtcggaggaggaggaggactacGACGAGGGCCTGCCCGAGGAGGACGAGGGCGTGACCTACTACATCCGCTACTGCCCCGAGGACGACAGCTACCTGGAGGGCATGGACTACCCCCGGCCCCAGCCGCCCGCCCACACCGACGAGTGCCAGGAGGCGGTGGAGGAGTGGGCGGAGTCGGAGGGGCCGTGCGAGGCCCTGGAGCAGGACGCCGACGCGCACGGGTACGAGGGCAGCCCGGAGCCCGTCCCGGACCTGCACCCCGCCTCCCCGGAGGAGCCGCTGCCCCGGGACGAGGAGTacgaggaggaaggggaggagagcgaggagtACTGCCCcaacgaggaggaggaggaggagggcgacgGGGGCGACAGCGGCGACTACACGGGGGACTATTACGCCCCCGAGGACAACGGGAACTCGGTGCGCTCGTCCCCCTACAGGGGCCGCaagggcggggagggggagggcccGGAGGACACCGAGGAGGACATCGACCAGATCGTGGCCGAGATCAAGATGAGCATGAGCATGGGCAGCCTGAGCAGCGGCACCGACCACAGCCCCGAGGAGCTGCCCCCCGACTCCGCCCCCGAGGACttcgccccgccccctgccgaGCCCGAGCCCGCCCCCTGCACCCCGCGCCGGCACGAGGGCCGGCCCAAATCGCTCAacctcccccccgcccgccacACCAACCCCGAACTGCAGAGGGGCCTGAAGGCCCGTGCCCGCACCCCTGAGGAGAGATCCAAGTGGGCCCAGGAACAG GTGTCTAACCATGTGGAGGCGCCACGGCGACAGCACCGCTCCGATCTCAACGGCCCGGTGGAGAACAACAACGCCCCCGAG caaacgAAGAAGACTGCCTCTTTCCCCAGCTTTGTGGATG TTCCTGGGCCCTGCGAGCCGGAGGACCTCATCGATGGCATCATCTTCGCCGCCAATTACCTGGGCTCCACCCAGCTGCTGTCCGAGCGGAACCCGTCCAAGAACATCCGGATGATGCAGGCCCAGGAGGCGGTGAGCCGGGTCAAG AGGGTTCAGAAGGCTgccaaaatcaagaaaaaggCG GGCCCAGAAGGGGATGCCCAAACACTGACTGAGGTGGACCTGTTCATATCCACACAGAGGATCAAGGTGCTCAATGCTGACACACAG GAGACGATGATGGACAACGCCCTGCGCACCATCTCCTACATCGCGGACATCGGGAACATCGTGGTGCTGATGGCCCGCCGGCGCATGCCCCGCACCGCCTCGCAGGACTGCATCGAGACCACGCCCGGGGCGCCCGAGGGCAAGAAGCAGTACAAGATGATCTGCCATGTCTTCGAGTCCGAGGAC GCACAGCTTATTGCGCAGTCCATCGGACAGGCATTCAGCGTGGCCTACCAAGAGTTCCTGAGAGCCAACGGGATCAACCCTGAGGACCTGAGTCAGAAGGAatacagtgacatcatcaacacGCAGGAGATGTACAATGATGACCTCATCCACTTCTCCAATTCAGAGAACTGCAAAGAG CTGCAACTGGAGAAGCAGAAGGGGGAGATCCTGGGCGTGGTCATCGTGGAGTCCGGCTGGGGCTCCATCCTGCCCACGGTCATCCTGGCCAACATGATGAACGGCGGCCCAGCCGCGCGCTCCAGCAAGCTGAGCATCGGAGACCAGATCATGTCCATCAACAACACCAGCCTGGTGGGGCTGCCCCTCGCCACCTGCCAGGGCATCATCAAG GGCCTGAAGAACCAGGTCCAGGTGAAGCTGAACATCGTGAGCTGCCCTCCAGTCACCACCGTCCTCATCAAGCGTCCAGATTTGAAGTACCAGCTGGGCTTCAGTGTGCAGAATGGCATT atctgcAGTCTAATGCGTGGTGGCATCGCAGAGCGAGGTGGGGTTCGTGTCGGCCACCGGATCATCGAGATCAACGGCCAGAGCGTAGTGGCCACAGCCCATGAGAAGATCGTCCAGGCCCTGTCCAACTCTGTGGGCGAG ATCCACATGAAGACCATGCCAGCAGCCATGTTCAGACTCTTAACTGGCCAGGAGACCCCATTGTACATATAG